The DNA sequence GAGGGGTCTTCAGGTACATCCAGGGCAGACAAAGCCCCCCAAGTCCACCCAAAAATGGATCACAAGTCTTgggttttcacacttttataaatTTGGTCTATTTGTATATGGGGGGTTCATCTTGTAATTACAGCTTTGGGAAATGAAGTAATTTACCCTGAGTTTGCTGCCCTCaactcacttttgtttccatctctgggtcctgaggcagtgaggtgtccttgattgccaggcctggagaggaattgttgtgtctgcccaagctgggaaagcagcagctcacactgagtgtggggtttggagttacacactaaagaactgcagggttacagaaatataaaagaTAGAAAATCTAAAATCCTGAGGCATTAGAGGAAGGAAGCACCTTATACCTTTCTCTAATATAAGTACATTAATAATGTTTGGTCTCTAGGGTGAGGaaagggaggtggtggagtccccatccctgggtgtgtttaacaaagcctggatgtggtaCTGGGTGCCAGCGTtcagttgaggtgttagggctgggttggactggatggtcttgaaggtctcttcccacccagtgattctgtgaaagaatACTCTCCTTGTTCCTTTAATTATCACAAACCACCTGGAACTTAAACTTGAAACCAGGTGGATTTGCAAGTGGCACAGACCCCCTCCTATGAGGCTGTTTTGGGGTTTCCCCTGAATTGCTGAAAGGAATTTCTCTCTTTTATCACCCTAGAGGGATGTGTCCCCTTGGAGGGGGATCTGTCCCTAAAGCCTTGGTGTTCCTTGCATTGCAGCTGCCATGGCCTCTGCTGTGCCCCACGaggaagaggctgcccagagctccctggagaaggaggaggagcaggaggttagtgctccctgtgggatgtggagaggcagctctggggtgcaGGGTGAGGAGgtggccctgctgtggctgagggCAGCTGAGCCCCCCAAAATGGGAGTTTGCtcaggctgccctgcagcttCTGGGAGAAACCACAGACAAAGATGTGGGCCTGAAGTCCCTGTAAACTCTTAGGCTCAGTAAAGTTAGCTGGTTCTTGGCTAGAAAAGATGTTTTTCTAACCCAGGCTCCTGGCTCCTGGCAAGCAGGGCTCCCATGGAAAGGCTGCGATGTTTCAGCCTCCCTGAGACCTGCTGCTcttgctctgctcctgtgaCCAAATCTGCCAGCTTAAAACCAACTCAGTCCTGCCTGGTGGAGCTTTTCTTGGGATATTGGCTTGTCAGATAACCATTCCAGGTGAACTGGAGAGGGGTACATGGCAGAAGGACTGAGGTTGCCCTCAAAATTGGTTGCTCTTTGTGCTAGAAGAATACTTTCCTGGGGTGGACAATCATTCATGCCAAAGCTCCCCAGCTCATGTCACAACTGAGTTATGGATTTAATTAGGTGTGTGAGCAAGGCAAGAGTGTCTCCCTCAGGCAGGCCAGGTGATTTGGTGACAATTCCTCCCCAAGAGGGAATTCCAGGACAGAACTGCTCAGGGCCACTTTTGGAGCTTCATGGCTGCACTTTTCTTTGCTCTTCCAGGCTGCAGTGAAGGAGGTGGCCAGTCTGAGCCTGGTGGGCTCTGCCTGTGAGGTGGTTTCTGCACCTTGTGCCTCCAGCAAggagagccagccctgcctgagctctgtgtgtgatgCTGCAGAGAAGGGAGTGCAGAGTGTGGCCCAGGCCACGGCCAGCTGTGTGCAGCCCGTGCTGGCCACCCTGGAGCCCCATGGTAAATCCCTGGGGAAGGGCAGGCCCTGCCTGGGAGGGGCGTTCTGGGCTCCTTCCACACCTGGGAGAAGTCCTGGGCTGGGGAAATGCTCCTCTCTGTTGCCCTAGTGCAAGGACAGCCCATGGCTTGTAAATCAGGCTAAAGGTGGGCCCTAATCCCAGCAGTGTGAGGGAGAGTCAGGGATTGACTGTGATGCTGATTTTCCTAAAACTGATTTTTGCAAAGTGGAACTTGAGGTGAAACTGCAGAAAATCATGTTTTGACACTTTTTTGGTTCTTTCTTCAGTGGCTGCAGCGAGTGAATATGCTGCCAAGGGTTTGGATAAACTGGGGGAGAAGCTGCCACTCCCTCCAAAGCCAGTGGAACAGGTAAGAGTTAaaggctgtgctgtccctggcaggcagaggGGCTTGGTTCTTGTGGGATTTCTAAGCTAGGACTCTTCTcccctggggaggaggagaatcGGGATCAATCCTcccaggaggaggcaggggcAACAGGAGCTGGGCACCTGGAAtcctccagcacctccatgtAAAGGATAAAACAATAATGGCATGAAACCCTCAGTAAGTGGAAAGAAGCTGTAGGGTCACAAACCTGAGTAAACACTGAACTGACACCGTGCTACGTGCCCTCTTGGTGCAGTTCAGAATTTCAGTGTGATGCACAACCCACTCCATCACCTGCCATTCCCCCTGTTCCCCAGATTCTGTCTGACACAAAGGAGCTGCTGTCATCCAGCGTGGCTGAGGTgaaggaggctgtgagcagcagagagctggaggtgctggatgtcaccagggacaccctgcagggcagcGAGGGGACAGCCACACCTGCAGTGACCAGTCTGGAGCCTGTAGTGCCACAGAGGGGTGTCCttggagcagaggctgtgctggggacagcagaagGTGACTCTCTCCCCATTGGAAATGAGGAGCTAGGTAAGGAAAGGGTGGATGGGGCTATGGAAGGGGGAGATGTTGGAATGGGGGTGGTCAGCCCCATTCCTCACCCTACTGCTATGCTATGGGGATAATGGGAAGAGGAGAATCCCAGTGTTAATGTTCAGGAACACATAATCACAGTGATTCTATGCAGATGCTTTTACTGAAGAGCTCTGAGTGTCAGGGGTACagacccaaatctgactcccAGATGGGTTTCAGATGAACATATTTTTATACCCTTATCATTATATAActacatattaattattaaacttatattgttcaATTGTATACATTGATTTCATCCAAGCATGGATTTTTGTAATTTCCATCAAACCCCCAAACATCATTTCTCATGATTCTTGTTACgattaaacaataattatatccAATTACCAAACAATCATTGCATTTAACAATCATATAATTTATCATATAGCAATCATATTGTTTATCATAGTCATTAAATTATTATACAGGTGCAGTTCTGCATGATCCAGTAAAGCCCAGCATTTTCCCTAAGCCTACCTTAACATTTTCCCAGGGCCTACAAGGCCCAACCTTTCTTTCTAACTCCCCTGAATATCCCATGCTTTTAGAAACACTTTATCCCTATACTATcaccagaatggtttggattggaaggcaCCTCAAAACTCATTTTGGGCTTCTCACTGTGGCAGTGTTTCTCACTTGGGGTCACCaaatgtggtggtgttcacaggggtcccaggatgagggaagagatgagaatcttgactccatgtttagaaggctgatttattattttatgatatatattatattaaaagaaaatgatatactAAGACTATACAGAAGAATAGAAGAagggatttcatcagaaggcttgaaaggaatgaaatgataataaaatcttgtgactgaccagagagtctgagacagctgtgtcacagacatgttttatgaaaaatcctttccttaggattttttctcctgagaagctgtgaggcctcaggaacaaaatgtaaacattgattatctgctgctgtggaatgcaacaggtgcatctgtgattggtctcatgtgcttgtttgtaattaatggccaatcacagtcagctggctcagactgtcCAAGACACAAGTCTTTGTTaccattctttgctattctattctttgCTAGCcctctgatgaaatcctttcttcaattcttttagtatagttttagtataatatatatcataaaataataaatcaagccttctgagacgtggagtcagatcctcgtctcttccctcatcctcagacccctgtgaacatcaTCACACAGTTGgactgtgatttgccattaattaaaaacaaccacatgagaccaatcacagatgcacctgttgcattccacagcagcagataatcattgtttacattttgttcctgaggcctcccagcttctcaggagaaaaaaatcctagcaaaattatttttcagaaaatgtctgtgacatttcACCATGGCAGGGACGCTgtccactgtcccagggtgctccaagccctttccaccctggccttgggcactgccagggatccaggggcagccacagctgccagttTGGGGTGTGCTGAGCCTGTTGCTGTGGCCCTGTGACCCTGGCActgtctgtgtccccagcccagctggcagtgTCTGAGGAGGGCAcggcagctctgcccctggagcagcagcagcacaggcgGTACTTTGTGCACCTGGACTCTGTCTCTGAGGATCTGCACCTCTTGGCACAGCTGCACTCCACAGGCAGGATCCAGCAGCTCTTGCAGGGCATGCAGGGGGCCCTGGTACGGCTCCACTGCATCCTCAAGCTGGTAGGTagagcccagcccctgggaggAGTGCTCCAAAGCCCTGGTGTTGTCTCAGCTcattgctgtgctggggagctttGCAGTTCCCTAGCTGAGCTGTCTGTCCTGGctctctgctcttcctgtgCCACAGGTTGAGGCATTCAAACAATTTAATCAAAAGCTTCAGGAGGAGCAGGTGAAACTCCACCAGATGTGTCTGGACTGGACTAAGAAGTATCTCAAAGAGAGTGGAGATGAtagccctgcagagcctgaggTACCTCCTGGGGAGGGAGGCCAAGGGCTCTGGGCACCCCCTGGATTTCTGAGTGACCCATTCCTGATGGTGTCCTGCCTTTCCCCCCAGGAGATGGAGCGTGGGACACTGCTGATGGCCTGCAGGatcagccagcagctgcagctctcctgctctgggctggtggcTGCCGTGCAGGGCTTGCCCTGCAGCCTACCggatgagctgcagcaggctctgcaTGCCATCAGGGAGCTGCATGCTGCTTTCTCAGGGGCAGGCTCCTTCCAGGACTTGTCCAGCAGTGTCCTGAGCCAGAGCCAGAGGGAGCTGGCTGTGATCCAGGAGTacatggaggagctgctggattaCCTGAAGAACAACACTCCTCTGTCCTGGCTGGTGGGACCCTCCTcccccagggaggaggaggatcaatcctcctcctcagaggaggaggcaggggcagcaggagctgggcacctGGAAACCTCCAGCACCCCCATGTAAAGCAATAATGGCTGTTGGCATGAAACCCTCAGTAAGTGGAAAGTGTAAAGAATTGTCTTCCTAAAAGCTGCTTGTACTGGGTGATAActgcttaaaataaaactgctgcATACAAAAACCCTCTCTGGTCTCTCTGGGACACAGACTGGGAGAATTGGTCAGTGGGTGTGAGCTGTGCTCTTCCACCTCTTCCTTGATGGAATTCCACCCAGGGAtggaggaagagcagcaagCTGTACATGAAGGATCACAGCACTGATCCTGTCCTGGGTGAGCACTGGTGAGTGCTGGTGAGCACTGATGCTGTCCTGAGAAGTTGtaattccttctctttcccaagCTTGGATGCAAATATatgccctgctggcactgccctgtgcttGGGAGAGCTGTCAGAACCCTGGCATCCCTTGGCATTGCTCCTCCAAGGCCAAGTTCTcctcctgcatttccctgctgctgcctggaccAGGTTggtttggggggctgtggcCTCACTGATGAGGGGCACCAGGCAGTGGGTGACAGacacctgctgccagcacagggttTCTGGGGAGCTCAGACTGCCAGTGCCATGTCCAGCTCCTTTTGGAAGAGCCCAATGCCTTCAGACTGGCCAGGAGATGCTGTGGGTTGGGCTGATGGACCAGTTGCTTGTGGGACTTTGAGAGGAAAACTCTGCTCCTGGCTTCTCATCCTTCTATCTTTGAGACCAGAAGTGGAATCTGCACTTGTGAGTACTGCTTCTTCCAGAGTTATTTTTTTATATGAAGGATCAGAGACAAGGACTGGAGATGGGGCTTTCTTTGTGGGTGGTGAATGCAGGCTTGAAGAGTatggtgtttgtgagggtctccaggacaaggtgagagatgaggatctgactccaagttctcagaaggctgatatattttatttttattaatgttattaattatttttgttatatttttattatatttattatagcatatttattctattttcctatactaaaactatgctaaaaagaggatacatcagaaggcttaacaaaAATTAATGATAACTTGTGACTGATctctcagagtctgacacagctggactgtgactGGTCATTAATCAAAAACAATTCATatgtttggataaacaatctccagaccatatttcagagcagcaaaacatggagaagctgaggcttctcatcttcccaggagaaatcctggtgaagggatttttcagaaaataaaggtgACAGAAGAGGTGGAGGTTGCTCCTCTCTCACATAGAAGTGATCActtttccagcagcacttcTCATCCTCCGCCCTGTGTGTAaaggctttgtgctgctgtgggctctggGTTTGGGCAGCAATTATTCCTTCATGCAGCACAACCCCCTCATGGAAGACCGGTTTGGATCCTGATTCCCTGAGCTCGGCAGATACCAGACAAGGGTCTTCCTCCTGTAGCAACCAGTTTGTGCTGAAGGCAAAATAATCAGGCAGTTTAAGTTGCCAGGCCAAGGTGATGCTGAGATGTGAGAGAGGAATTGCAGGAGTCATCCCTGCACTGTGAGCTGCACAGGGAAttctctctggaaaaaaaactcAGCAGTTCTGTCTCCTGTAACTCCTGGGAATTGAGGATATTGGAGCCAGTCCTGCTGCTTGGTGGGGAATAATCTGGGTGCTGTCTTCTTCAAAATGATAGGGAatttaatccacaaacaccagaggtttatgtccaaaaaggagacataggagtccttttactttattccaataaagggagaggccatgggtCTGGGATCTCTCTAATTTTTGGAGGactcagcctcctttttatcccaattttcagccacatttcccttctctctttccccattggctgaggtacttgagaggttccTCATACCAAAGATTTCCTTCTCATGTATAAccctccttttaatttttaattcttatggtATTTAGgggttttcccccattttttctttcatctttcaatgtttaatttcatttatcagcaaacctaaagtttataTGTAAaggcaaatatctttttcattCATCAgtcagtggaatccttcccatttatctcccagtgctgggtttatctaccagcagacccagaGCTTGTTTTAAAGACAAGTCTGTCATTTCTCTCAATAGCAAAGTTGTCCCTTACCACCTAGGAATgactgaaatttaaatttgCCTGATTATAAAAGGGAATTTTAAGGACTAGCTGGGCATTCCCACACTTGATATTGATCTGTCAGTGCAGCACGTCTGAGTTATGCTAACATAGTGCTTAGCCCAGcaaatcctgctgctcctgcccatggaTCAGTGGGATGTGCTCTTGCCTGGGCATTAAATCTATTTACTGAGAACATtactggctgctcacagctcatGGGACCCTCAGGGAAACTCGGTGTGTGGCCagcacctccctgtgctggacCTGGTGATgaacagcccagcagctgtaaATCTGAAAAAGCCTCCAAAAAAGCTACAGAGACTGTAGCAGAAGAGCTGCCACAGGCTGGAAGGCTGTTCCTGTGGCAGCTTCTAAAGCTCTGcttgaaaagcagaattaaagTTTGTGCTAGAAGATTAAAATCACTTGGATATTTTCACCTGCTTTAAATCAAACAAGGAGGGAAGCAAGGAGGAACTGGATTTCATACCTCACTTTCTGACACAAAGGTTTTTTCCTTGTAGGTACAAACAGATTGTcgaaaataaaaatgttaacatAGGAGCACCAACAACTGACTGATtgataaataaatgttttgtaaCCTGGAAATACAGTAGTGTGTCACCTCCAGCTGGGCTTGCCCCAGGACTAGAGGACTAGACTCCATAAAAATCTGCCTAATCGTAGACAGGCTGTCAGACCACAGTAATGAGATTTACTGTGTAACAGAGATGAAATTAACACGTCTCTAAAAAGATACCTGATTTGATATGACTTTTCCACTTTCAGACTTCAAAAATCACTGCATATTTTCTGTCTTACTAGTGTGCAGTAGTACTAAAGCCAAAGcttctttccttctgaaaaGCACTTCAATTTCTTGAAATGATCCAAGAAAAGACAAATATCAGTGCATTACAGCTTTGGAATTTACTATGTTTTTTGCCACTGGCCTGAGAACACTGTTCAGTAGTTTTTTTAGTAAGTGTGTTTATCAGCAAAAGAGATGATGCCCTTCTAATTCCTGTGACATCTGTCCTATCAATCCTGAGCACAACACTGCCAGTTCCTAGAGCCATGATCACACAGGTAGCCGAGCATGTAACTGCTCAGGCAAGCAGAGCTTGAGGAGTAGAAGCCTCACCCCATTTTACTGTTTAAAATCCAAAGATTCGGGGAGCTATGGAGACTTCTTATACCAAGCTAGAAGACAGAactctgagcagctgcacatgggACAAGTTtgacttttaaatttaatctgcTGTCATCCAtgctgcagaaagagcaggGGATGAAGGTGGGAAGAAGCTGGGCATGATGAATGGACTGGCTTCCTGCAGTGTTTAAGGCTGAAgctcctctgagctctgggaaaGGATCCAGGTTGTTCTTCATTGTCTCCAAGCTTGGGTGATTCTCCATGCTTATTTTGAGGAGTTTTGGACAGAAACGAGGAATGTGCTGGTGATGTGACAACCCCAAGCAAACACCTTGGCAGGGAAGCTGTGCCTtgaggcagctcctctgctcccagcaggccTGGGGAATGCTGCAGTGTTTCTTAATGCTGCTAATTATTGTCCTGCTGATTGTCTCacccttccctgtgccagctcacTTCTGGGCTGATTTAAAGTTTAAATGCACTCACAGGGGCTTCTTGTTCCACTTTTGGTGGGTGCCACCACATCCCTCTGCCAGtttttgtaacatttttatttcattgtcGCATTcatgtcctgctgctgttcttccttccc is a window from the Ammospiza nelsoni isolate bAmmNel1 chromosome 12, bAmmNel1.pri, whole genome shotgun sequence genome containing:
- the LOC132078682 gene encoding perilipin-3-like translates to MASAVPHEEEAAQSSLEKEEEQEAAVKEVASLSLVGSACEVVSAPCASSKESQPCLSSVCDAAEKGVQSVAQATASCVQPVLATLEPHVAAASEYAAKGLDKLGEKLPLPPKPVEQILSDTKELLSSSVAEVKEAVSSRELEVLDVTRDTLQGSEGTATPAVTSLEPVVPQRGVLGAEAVLGTAEGDSLPIGNEELAQLAVSEEGTAALPLEQQQHRRYFVHLDSVSEDLHLLAQLHSTGRIQQLLQGMQGALVRLHCILKLVEAFKQFNQKLQEEQVKLHQMCLDWTKKYLKESGDDSPAEPEEMERGTLLMACRISQQLQLSCSGLVAAVQGLPCSLPDELQQALHAIRELHAAFSGAGSFQDLSSSVLSQSQRELAVIQEYMEELLDYLKNNTPLSWLVGPSSPREEEDQSSSSEEEAGAAGAGHLETSSTPM